In Segnochrobactrum spirostomi, the DNA window ATAGCCGAGCTTGATCTTGGCGCCGGACGCGATCGCCGGCGCAGAGAGGCCGGGGGCGGCGAGCACCACGCCGGACGCGGCCGATGCCTTCAGAAACGTGCGTCTCGTTATCATTTTTGTCCTCCCTCTTCTCTTGTTTGGTCGGTTGTGTTCCGGGCGTCTCAGGCTCCCGGCCGGCGTCCCTCCCACGCGGCCTGGAGCAGCTCCCGGATCGAGGTGGCCTCGATCGGCCGCGGATTTGCGTAGGCGTTCTTCACCGCGATCGCAGCGGCGCGGTCGAGGTCGCTCTCGGCGATGCCGATCTCCTTGAGGCTGAGCGGCGAGCCGACGGATTGGGCGAAATCCCACAACCCGCCGCCCGCCGAACCGCCACCGAAAGCCTCGGCGATCGGGGCGAGCAGATCCGGCACCGCGACTTCGTTGAAGGCGGTCGTGTAAGGCAGCAGGATCGCATGGGTTTCGGCGTGCGGCGTGTCGAACGAGCCGCCGAAGACGTGGGCGAGCTTGTGGTGCAGCGCCATCTGGACATAGCCGAGCGCCGTCGAGCAGCACCAAGCGCCGTAGAGGGCGCGGCCCCGCGCCGCGGCATTCATCGGATCTTTGATCAAGGTCGGGATGCAGGCGTGGAACGCGGCCGTCGCGTCGCGGCACATCAGCTCGATCACCGGGTTCCGATCGGGCGCATAGAACGCCTCCATCGCATGGGCGATGGCGTTCATGGCCGAGGTCACCGTCAGCTTGACCGGCAGCGAGAGCGTCAGATCGACGTCGTAGATCACCGTTTCCGGCCGGATATCGGGCGAGCGGCGCGTCGTCTTCTCGCCGTCTGCCGTCTCGCCGAGAATGTCCGTCATCTCGGAGCCGGCATAGGTCGTGGGGATCACGACCTGATCGGCCCCGGTGCGAACCGCGATCGCCTTGCCGAGGCCGGTCGTCGAGCCGCCGCCGAGGCTGACGACGGCCGTGGCGCCGCTCGCGCGGAAGGCCGCGACGGCCTCCTCGGTCACGGCGACCGGCGTGTGCATCACCGCCCCGGCGAAGATTCCGGCGGCGAGGTCGCCCAATCCTTCCGCCAGACGCTCGGCGTCCGCCTTCTGGTGCGGCGTCGAGAGCACGAGCACCTTGCTGTGGCCGAGCCGCCGCGCCTCGTCACCGGCGCGCGCGGTGGTCCCGCGGCCGAACACGACGCGGGTGGTCAGGCCCGGAAAGACGAAGCTCTCCATCATCGCGGCGCCTCCATCCTGGGGCTGCGCCCCGCAGCGCAATCGCCGAGGATCGACGAGAGCATCGCGATCTCCGCGGCTGACACCTCATGCGGCCGTCCCG includes these proteins:
- a CDS encoding maleylacetate reductase, translated to MMESFVFPGLTTRVVFGRGTTARAGDEARRLGHSKVLVLSTPHQKADAERLAEGLGDLAAGIFAGAVMHTPVAVTEEAVAAFRASGATAVVSLGGGSTTGLGKAIAVRTGADQVVIPTTYAGSEMTDILGETADGEKTTRRSPDIRPETVIYDVDLTLSLPVKLTVTSAMNAIAHAMEAFYAPDRNPVIELMCRDATAAFHACIPTLIKDPMNAAARGRALYGAWCCSTALGYVQMALHHKLAHVFGGSFDTPHAETHAILLPYTTAFNEVAVPDLLAPIAEAFGGGSAGGGLWDFAQSVGSPLSLKEIGIAESDLDRAAAIAVKNAYANPRPIEATSIRELLQAAWEGRRPGA